In the genome of Panthera uncia isolate 11264 chromosome B3 unlocalized genomic scaffold, Puncia_PCG_1.0 HiC_scaffold_1, whole genome shotgun sequence, one region contains:
- the RNASE13 gene encoding probable inactive ribonuclease-like protein 13 produces MAVAVAWLVFLQLAFGTALVVDIEMQIAIKDFHMLHVDYPRVHYPKGFQGYCNGLMAYVRGRKQKSWYCPQIHYMVHAPWREVQKFCKYSESFCENYNEYCTFTEDSFPITICSLAPNQPPTSCHYNSTLTNQRLYLLCSGKRDAEPIDIIGVY; encoded by the coding sequence ATGGCAGTAGCTGTGGCCTGGCTTGTGTTTCTCCAGCTTGCTTTCGGGACAGCTCTGGTTGTGGACATCGAGATGCAGATTGCCATCAAGGACTTCCACATGTTACACGTCGATTATCCCAGGGTGCACTACCCAAAGGGCTTCCAGGGCTACTGTAATGGTCTCATGGCCTATGTACGGGGCAGAAAGCAGAAGAGCTGGTATTGCCCGCAAATCCATTATATGGTGCATGCCCCCTGGAGAGAAGTCCAGAAGTTCTGCAAGTACAGTGAGAGTTTCTGTGAGAATTACAACGAATACTGTACATTCACAGAGGACTCCTTCCCCATCACGATCTGTTCTCTGGCCCCTAATCAGCCGCCCACCAGCTGCCACTACAACAGCACCCTAACCAACCAAAGGCTCTACCTGCTCTGTTCCGGAAAGCGTGATGCGGAACCGATAGATATCATTGGTGTCTACTAG